The Primulina eburnea isolate SZY01 chromosome 13, ASM2296580v1, whole genome shotgun sequence genome includes a region encoding these proteins:
- the LOC140808579 gene encoding uncharacterized protein isoform X3: MEGECARLSHLFVTVFLFSFQSYMVIPTIADVTVGAVCGGRDECSLAIYLTGFQQAISGLGSVVMMPLLVILALKRTKNWVLAYYAFKTLTAMVTDGGVLCLSFGSLAESVSEEKRVAVFSVLYGVVSSANVLGNLGARFLSTSQIFQVGAFVSILALVYLRIFVKDSSNRCSSSIIDTPLTSEESTESCNNVGFLGTPSPKDIFRLFNTSITFALAASVTLFGSLADAGAQTFLPYFLKARFGFNKDQFAVIFLIINIGAALSNVVFMPKLGPLFGEITLLYFALFIAFLNMLLNSLSWAPWVPYAAASLGIFFTIWSSCARSIASKQVGLSEQGIAQGCMMGIISLANVASPLIFSPLSALFLSEEAPFHFSGFCVLCIGLCYLMAFILSMIIKLIPSSSRELS, from the exons ATGGAGGGGGAGTGCGCAAGACTGAGCCACCTATTTGTGACGGTGTTCCTGTTCAGTTTCCAATCATATATGGTCATTCCCACCATCGCAGATGTCACCGTCGGCGCAGTGTGTGGCGGTAGAGATGAGTGCTCTCTCGCCATTTACCTCACCGGTTTCCAGCAGGCT ATTTCAGGGTTAGGTTCTGTGGTGATGATGCCACTTCTGG TAATCTTGGCATTGAAGAGAACGAAGAATTGGGTTCTTGCATACTACGCATTCAAGACTTTGACTGCCATGGTTACAGATGGGGGTGTTTTATGCCTTTCTTTTGGTTCCTTG GCAGAGAGTGTGTCGGAAGAGAAGCGCGTGGCAGTGTTTTCAGTTCTGTATGGAGTTGTCTCCTCTGCAAATGTTCTCGGTAACTTAGGCGCTCGCTTCCTCTCCACTTCTCAAATATTTCAG GTTGGGGCATTTGTATCCATTCTGGCATTGGTTTACTTGAGAATATTTGTCAAGGATTCGAGCAACAGATGTAGTAGTAGTATCATCGACACTCCTTTGACGTCGGAGGAAAGCACAGAAAGTTGTAATAATGTAGGGTTTCTTGGAACTCCATCGCCAAAGGATATATTTCGTTTGTTCAACACCAG CATTACATTTGCACTAGCTGCATCTGTTACATTGTTTGGCAGCCTGGCTGATGCCGGAGCTCAAACTTTCTTACCG TATTTCTTGAAAGCCCGGTTCGGTTTCAACAAAGACCAGTTTGCAGTCATATTCCTCATTATCAACATCGGGGCAGCGCTATCAAAT GTGGTATTCATGCCTAAGTTGGGACCTCTTTTTGGAGAAATTACATTGCTTTATTTCGCACTGTTCATCGCGTTCTTAAAT ATGCTGCTCAATAGCCTATCATGGGCCCCATGG GTACCTTATGCAGCTGCATCCTTGGGGATATTCTTTACTATATGGTCCTCATGT GCAAGGAGCATTGCTTCGAAACAAGTCGGGCTTAGTGAACAG GGGATTGCACAAGGATGTATGATGGGCATAATATCATTGGCCAACGTCGCTTCTCCTTTAATTTTTAGTCCTTTGTCTG CTTTATTTCTGTCTGAGGAAGCACCCTTTCATTTCTCTGGGTTCTGCGTGCTTTGCATTGGACTTTGTTAT CTGATGGCTTTCATTCTGAGCATGATCATAAAACTCATTCCCAGTTCCTCAAGAGAACTGAGTTAG
- the LOC140808579 gene encoding uncharacterized protein isoform X1 has protein sequence MEGECARLSHLFVTVFLFSFQSYMVIPTIADVTVGAVCGGRDECSLAIYLTGFQQAISGLGSVVMMPLLGNLSDSYGRKKLLAIPMSLAIMPLVILALKRTKNWVLAYYAFKTLTAMVTDGGVLCLSFGSLAESVSEEKRVAVFSVLYGVVSSANVLGNLGARFLSTSQIFQVGAFVSILALVYLRIFVKDSSNRCSSSIIDTPLTSEESTESCNNVGFLGTPSPKDIFRLFNTSITFALAASVTLFGSLADAGAQTFLPYFLKARFGFNKDQFAVIFLIINIGAALSNVVFMPKLGPLFGEITLLYFALFIAFLNMLLNSLSWAPWVPYAAASLGIFFTIWSSCARSIASKQVGLSEQGIAQGCMMGIISLANVASPLIFSPLSALFLSEEAPFHFSGFCVLCIGLCYLMAFILSMIIKLIPSSSRELS, from the exons ATGGAGGGGGAGTGCGCAAGACTGAGCCACCTATTTGTGACGGTGTTCCTGTTCAGTTTCCAATCATATATGGTCATTCCCACCATCGCAGATGTCACCGTCGGCGCAGTGTGTGGCGGTAGAGATGAGTGCTCTCTCGCCATTTACCTCACCGGTTTCCAGCAGGCT ATTTCAGGGTTAGGTTCTGTGGTGATGATGCCACTTCTGGGTAATCTTTCGGATTCTTACGGCAGGAAAAAGTTACTAGCAATTCCGATGTCTCTTGCTATTATGCCGctag TAATCTTGGCATTGAAGAGAACGAAGAATTGGGTTCTTGCATACTACGCATTCAAGACTTTGACTGCCATGGTTACAGATGGGGGTGTTTTATGCCTTTCTTTTGGTTCCTTG GCAGAGAGTGTGTCGGAAGAGAAGCGCGTGGCAGTGTTTTCAGTTCTGTATGGAGTTGTCTCCTCTGCAAATGTTCTCGGTAACTTAGGCGCTCGCTTCCTCTCCACTTCTCAAATATTTCAG GTTGGGGCATTTGTATCCATTCTGGCATTGGTTTACTTGAGAATATTTGTCAAGGATTCGAGCAACAGATGTAGTAGTAGTATCATCGACACTCCTTTGACGTCGGAGGAAAGCACAGAAAGTTGTAATAATGTAGGGTTTCTTGGAACTCCATCGCCAAAGGATATATTTCGTTTGTTCAACACCAG CATTACATTTGCACTAGCTGCATCTGTTACATTGTTTGGCAGCCTGGCTGATGCCGGAGCTCAAACTTTCTTACCG TATTTCTTGAAAGCCCGGTTCGGTTTCAACAAAGACCAGTTTGCAGTCATATTCCTCATTATCAACATCGGGGCAGCGCTATCAAAT GTGGTATTCATGCCTAAGTTGGGACCTCTTTTTGGAGAAATTACATTGCTTTATTTCGCACTGTTCATCGCGTTCTTAAAT ATGCTGCTCAATAGCCTATCATGGGCCCCATGG GTACCTTATGCAGCTGCATCCTTGGGGATATTCTTTACTATATGGTCCTCATGT GCAAGGAGCATTGCTTCGAAACAAGTCGGGCTTAGTGAACAG GGGATTGCACAAGGATGTATGATGGGCATAATATCATTGGCCAACGTCGCTTCTCCTTTAATTTTTAGTCCTTTGTCTG CTTTATTTCTGTCTGAGGAAGCACCCTTTCATTTCTCTGGGTTCTGCGTGCTTTGCATTGGACTTTGTTAT CTGATGGCTTTCATTCTGAGCATGATCATAAAACTCATTCCCAGTTCCTCAAGAGAACTGAGTTAG
- the LOC140808579 gene encoding uncharacterized protein isoform X2 → MEGECARLSHLFVTVFLFSFQSYMVIPTIADVTVGAVCGGRDECSLAIYLTGFQQAISGLGSVVMMPLLGNLSDSYGRKKLLAIPMSLAIMPLVILALKRTKNWVLAYYAFKTLTAMVTDGGVLCLSFGSLAESVSEEKRVAVFSVLYGVVSSANVLGNLGARFLSTSQIFQVGAFVSILALVYLRIFVKDSSNRCSSSIIDTPLTSEESTESCNNVGFLGTPSPKDIFRLFNTSITFALAASVTLFGSLADAGAQTFLPYFLKARFGFNKDQFAVIFLIINIGAALSNVVFMPKLGPLFGEITLLYFALFIAFLNMLLNSLSWAPWVPYAAASLGIFFTIWSSCARSIASKQVGLSEQGIAQGCMMGIISLANVASPLIFSPLSALFLSEEAPFHFSGFCVLCIGLCYVS, encoded by the exons ATGGAGGGGGAGTGCGCAAGACTGAGCCACCTATTTGTGACGGTGTTCCTGTTCAGTTTCCAATCATATATGGTCATTCCCACCATCGCAGATGTCACCGTCGGCGCAGTGTGTGGCGGTAGAGATGAGTGCTCTCTCGCCATTTACCTCACCGGTTTCCAGCAGGCT ATTTCAGGGTTAGGTTCTGTGGTGATGATGCCACTTCTGGGTAATCTTTCGGATTCTTACGGCAGGAAAAAGTTACTAGCAATTCCGATGTCTCTTGCTATTATGCCGctag TAATCTTGGCATTGAAGAGAACGAAGAATTGGGTTCTTGCATACTACGCATTCAAGACTTTGACTGCCATGGTTACAGATGGGGGTGTTTTATGCCTTTCTTTTGGTTCCTTG GCAGAGAGTGTGTCGGAAGAGAAGCGCGTGGCAGTGTTTTCAGTTCTGTATGGAGTTGTCTCCTCTGCAAATGTTCTCGGTAACTTAGGCGCTCGCTTCCTCTCCACTTCTCAAATATTTCAG GTTGGGGCATTTGTATCCATTCTGGCATTGGTTTACTTGAGAATATTTGTCAAGGATTCGAGCAACAGATGTAGTAGTAGTATCATCGACACTCCTTTGACGTCGGAGGAAAGCACAGAAAGTTGTAATAATGTAGGGTTTCTTGGAACTCCATCGCCAAAGGATATATTTCGTTTGTTCAACACCAG CATTACATTTGCACTAGCTGCATCTGTTACATTGTTTGGCAGCCTGGCTGATGCCGGAGCTCAAACTTTCTTACCG TATTTCTTGAAAGCCCGGTTCGGTTTCAACAAAGACCAGTTTGCAGTCATATTCCTCATTATCAACATCGGGGCAGCGCTATCAAAT GTGGTATTCATGCCTAAGTTGGGACCTCTTTTTGGAGAAATTACATTGCTTTATTTCGCACTGTTCATCGCGTTCTTAAAT ATGCTGCTCAATAGCCTATCATGGGCCCCATGG GTACCTTATGCAGCTGCATCCTTGGGGATATTCTTTACTATATGGTCCTCATGT GCAAGGAGCATTGCTTCGAAACAAGTCGGGCTTAGTGAACAG GGGATTGCACAAGGATGTATGATGGGCATAATATCATTGGCCAACGTCGCTTCTCCTTTAATTTTTAGTCCTTTGTCTG CTTTATTTCTGTCTGAGGAAGCACCCTTTCATTTCTCTGGGTTCTGCGTGCTTTGCATTGGACTTTGTTATGTAAG CTGA
- the LOC140808579 gene encoding uncharacterized protein isoform X4 produces the protein MEGECARLSHLFVTVFLFSFQSYMVIPTIADVTVGAVCGGRDECSLAIYLTGFQQAISGLGSVVMMPLLGNLSDSYGRKKLLAIPMSLAIMPLVILALKRTKNWVLAYYAFKTLTAMVTDGGVLCLSFGSLAESVSEEKRVAVFSVLYGVVSSANVLGNLGARFLSTSQIFQVGAFVSILALVYLRIFVKDSSNRCSSSIIDTPLTSEESTESCNNVGFLGTPSPKDIFRLFNTSITFALAASVTLFGSLADAGAQTFLPYFLKARFGFNKDQFAVIFLIINIGAALSNVVFMPKLGPLFGEITLLYFALFIAFLNMLLNSLSWAPWVPYAAASLGIFFTIWSSCARSIASKQVGLSEQLYFCLRKHPFISLGSACFALDFVI, from the exons ATGGAGGGGGAGTGCGCAAGACTGAGCCACCTATTTGTGACGGTGTTCCTGTTCAGTTTCCAATCATATATGGTCATTCCCACCATCGCAGATGTCACCGTCGGCGCAGTGTGTGGCGGTAGAGATGAGTGCTCTCTCGCCATTTACCTCACCGGTTTCCAGCAGGCT ATTTCAGGGTTAGGTTCTGTGGTGATGATGCCACTTCTGGGTAATCTTTCGGATTCTTACGGCAGGAAAAAGTTACTAGCAATTCCGATGTCTCTTGCTATTATGCCGctag TAATCTTGGCATTGAAGAGAACGAAGAATTGGGTTCTTGCATACTACGCATTCAAGACTTTGACTGCCATGGTTACAGATGGGGGTGTTTTATGCCTTTCTTTTGGTTCCTTG GCAGAGAGTGTGTCGGAAGAGAAGCGCGTGGCAGTGTTTTCAGTTCTGTATGGAGTTGTCTCCTCTGCAAATGTTCTCGGTAACTTAGGCGCTCGCTTCCTCTCCACTTCTCAAATATTTCAG GTTGGGGCATTTGTATCCATTCTGGCATTGGTTTACTTGAGAATATTTGTCAAGGATTCGAGCAACAGATGTAGTAGTAGTATCATCGACACTCCTTTGACGTCGGAGGAAAGCACAGAAAGTTGTAATAATGTAGGGTTTCTTGGAACTCCATCGCCAAAGGATATATTTCGTTTGTTCAACACCAG CATTACATTTGCACTAGCTGCATCTGTTACATTGTTTGGCAGCCTGGCTGATGCCGGAGCTCAAACTTTCTTACCG TATTTCTTGAAAGCCCGGTTCGGTTTCAACAAAGACCAGTTTGCAGTCATATTCCTCATTATCAACATCGGGGCAGCGCTATCAAAT GTGGTATTCATGCCTAAGTTGGGACCTCTTTTTGGAGAAATTACATTGCTTTATTTCGCACTGTTCATCGCGTTCTTAAAT ATGCTGCTCAATAGCCTATCATGGGCCCCATGG GTACCTTATGCAGCTGCATCCTTGGGGATATTCTTTACTATATGGTCCTCATGT GCAAGGAGCATTGCTTCGAAACAAGTCGGGCTTAGTGAACAG CTTTATTTCTGTCTGAGGAAGCACCCTTTCATTTCTCTGGGTTCTGCGTGCTTTGCATTGGACTTTGTTAT CTGA
- the LOC140808581 gene encoding uncharacterized protein, translated as MTVFLADTKLPSDALEQPILKEIESNEDSVKALEKMDFSRKIPSPKDIFCLLKSSFTFSLAAFVAFFYSLAEGGLQTCLLNFLKARFHFGKDQFADLLLIAYIGAALSNMIFMPIFGPAIGEETLLSIALFAGFLNMFFDSIAWATWVPYAAALMGLFLFLSSPIVRSIVSKQVGPNQQGLAQGCILGITSLANLISPLIYSPLSALFLSEKAPFHFQGFGILCVGLAWLAGFFLSILIKVYPSSRNRVLA; from the exons ATGACAGTTTTTCTTGCGGATACAAAACTCCCCTCTGATGCTTTGGAACAGCCAATTTTGAAGGAAATAGAAAGCAATGAAGACAGTGTCAAAGCGTTGGAGAAGATGGACTTCAGTAGGAAAATTCCATCACCAAAGGATATATTTTGTTTGCTAAAAAGCAG CTTTACTTTTTCATTAGCAGCATTTGTTGCTTTCTTCTATAGCCTTGCAGAGGGTGGACTTCAAACTTGCTTACTG AATTTCCTAAAGGCACGCTTCCACTTCGGGAAAGATCAATTTGCAGaccttttacttattgcatacATTGGAGCAGCCCTATCAAAT ATGATCTTCATGCCTATATTTGGTCCTGCAATTGGAGAGGAGACATTGCTATCTATAGCACTTTTTGCCGGATTCTTAAAT ATGTTCTTTGACAGCATCGCATGGGCAACTTGG GTACCCTACGCTGCTGCCTTGATGGGTCTATTCCTCTTTTTGTCGAGCCCGATT GTAAGAAGCATAGTTTCAAAACAAGTTGGACCCAACCAACAG GGGCTTGCTCAAGGATGCATTTTGGGCATCACATCGTTAGCAAATCTGATCTCCCCGTTAATTTACAGCCCTTTGTCAG CTTTATTTTTGTCTGAGAAGGCTCCATTCCACTTCCAAGGTTTCGGTATCCTTTGTGTTGGACTTGCTTGG CTTGCAGGTTTCTTTCTGAGTATACTAATAAAGGTATATCCCTCATCAAGAAACAGAGTGTTAGCCTGA